The region TAATAACTGCTTGTGATGGAAATGAGGCATTGGATCTTTTTAGAAATTGTGAGCCTGATTTGGTGGTGCTCGATGTCATGATGCCTAAATTAGATGGATATGGAGTTTGCCAGGAACTAAGAAAGGAATCAGATGTTCCAATAGTTATGCTGACAGCATTGGGAGATGTTGCAGATAGAATTACTGGCCTTGAGCTTGGTGCTGATGATTATGTTGTTAAACCATTTAGCCCAAAAGAATTAGAGGCTAGGATTAGATGTGTATTACGAAGAGTAGAAAAAGAACAAATAGCAGGACTTCCTAATTCAGGTGTGATTGCTGTTATGAATTTAAAGATTGATACAAATAAACGGCAGGTTTATAGAAATGATGAACGGATTAGATTAACAGGAATGGAATTTAGTCTTTTAGAACTATTGGTTAGTCGTTCAGGAGAACCATTTAGTCGAGGTGAGATTCTTAAAGAGGTTTGGGGCTATACGCCTGAAAGACATGTGGATACCAGAGTGGTGGATGTTCATATTTCTAGACTTAGATCAAAGCTTGAGGATGATCCTGCAAATCCAGAACTAATTCTTACTGCAAGAGGAACAGGCTATCTTTTTCAAAGAATTGTTGATTCTATGATTCCTGAAGGATCATAAATCAGTGGAAAAAAATCACCTAAATAATAAAACTAGTCGTTCTAAGGCAATCAGACGATTGGTTATTTGGTATCGCCGTAACTCAGCTGTTACAAGTCTCGTTGACACTGCAACAAGCTCAGCCACAGCAGCAAGCAATGTTGCTGGAACAGTTGTTTCTAGTGCTGGAACGGTTGTTTCGAGTGCTGGATCAATGGCTAGGAGTACATTAGAACCATTTGTGTTTGATCCTCTTAGGAGACTGCAAGGTGGATTAAGTACAGACGAGAAAAATGTAATTCAAGATGCCGAAAGGATTTGGGTTGCTGTTGACGGAATGGGAGGAGATTTTGCACCTGGAGCGATTCTTGATGGTTGTTTGAAATCTTTGTCATTACTTCCATTGAAAATTAAATTTGTTGGTGAAATTGAAAAAGTAGAAAAAGCAGCCATTGAATTTGGCTTAGAAGAATCTCTAGGCAAAGCTATAGATGCTGGAAATTTCGAATTAATTCCAAGTGGTATCTCAGTTGGCATGGATGAAGAAGCCACTGCAGTGCGCAAAAAAAAGGATGCAAGCATCAATATTGCAATGAAATTGGTTAAAGAGGGAAAAGCTATGGGGGTTTATTCAGCTGGAAACTCTGGAGCAATGATGGCTTCATCGATTTTCAAGTTAGGACGTTTAAAAGGCATTGATCGTCCAGCAATTGGAGCTTTATTCCCAACTAAAGATCCTGGTCAACCAGTTTTGGTTTTAGATGTTGGAGCAAATATGGATTGCAAACCAACCTATTTGCATCAATTTGCTCTTCTTGGGAATATTTATTGTCGAGATGTACTGCAGGTAGAGAAGCCAAGAATAGGATTATTAAATATTGGCGAAGAATCCTGTAAGGGTAATGATCTGTCTCTAGCAACCTATCAACTTTTAAACGAAGAAGAGCGTTTTTGCTTTTCCGGAAATTGTGAAGGTCGAGATGTTTTATCTGGTGATTTTGATGTTGTGGTTTGTGATGGATTTACAGGAAACGTTTTGCTGAAATTTCTAGAGTCAGTCGGAAGTGTTCTTTTGGGAGTTTTGAGAGCTGAGTTGCCAAGAGGAAGAAGAGGCAAAGTTGGTTCTGCTTTTTTAAGAAATAATTTGAAACGAATAAAGAAACGTTTAGATCATGCTGAACATGGCGGAGCTTTACTTCTAGGAATTAATGGAATATGTGTGATTGGTCACGGTGGGAGTAAAGCTTTATCTGTTTTGAGTGCTTTAAGAGTTGTTCATTCCGCTGCAAGTCATGGAGTAATGGATGATTTAGCAGATTTAAATA is a window of Prochlorococcus marinus str. MIT 0917 DNA encoding:
- the rpaB gene encoding response regulator transcription factor RpaB; its protein translation is MTATSPSKETILVADDEASIRRILETRLSMIGYQVITACDGNEALDLFRNCEPDLVVLDVMMPKLDGYGVCQELRKESDVPIVMLTALGDVADRITGLELGADDYVVKPFSPKELEARIRCVLRRVEKEQIAGLPNSGVIAVMNLKIDTNKRQVYRNDERIRLTGMEFSLLELLVSRSGEPFSRGEILKEVWGYTPERHVDTRVVDVHISRLRSKLEDDPANPELILTARGTGYLFQRIVDSMIPEGS
- the plsX gene encoding phosphate acyltransferase PlsX, which produces MEKNHLNNKTSRSKAIRRLVIWYRRNSAVTSLVDTATSSATAASNVAGTVVSSAGTVVSSAGSMARSTLEPFVFDPLRRLQGGLSTDEKNVIQDAERIWVAVDGMGGDFAPGAILDGCLKSLSLLPLKIKFVGEIEKVEKAAIEFGLEESLGKAIDAGNFELIPSGISVGMDEEATAVRKKKDASINIAMKLVKEGKAMGVYSAGNSGAMMASSIFKLGRLKGIDRPAIGALFPTKDPGQPVLVLDVGANMDCKPTYLHQFALLGNIYCRDVLQVEKPRIGLLNIGEESCKGNDLSLATYQLLNEEERFCFSGNCEGRDVLSGDFDVVVCDGFTGNVLLKFLESVGSVLLGVLRAELPRGRRGKVGSAFLRNNLKRIKKRLDHAEHGGALLLGINGICVIGHGGSKALSVLSALRVVHSAASHGVMDDLADLNKPDVLKV